In Clostridia bacterium, the DNA window CCCGGCCCGACATTATGGTATAGAGTGTAAAGGGGAAAAACAGTGCCGCCTAACCGGGGGAGTGCGCATTCCCCTTAAGGAAGACCGGCGGGTCTTCACCCCGGTTGCCCGGTCCAGCTACAAATGGGCCACTCTTTATAAGCAGCGCACTGCGGTAGAAAGGGTAAACAGCCGCCTGGATGGGGCCTATGGATTGGAGAAGCATTTCATCCGCGGCCTTAAAAAGATGAGGTTACGGTGCATGCTGGCGCTGATGGTGATGCTGGCCATGGCGGTGGGCCGGATCCGAGAAAAACAACCAGTGAGCATAAGGAGCCTGGTAAGGGCGGCCTGACCGAGCTTAATCTGAGCCAATAAAATAACCAATAGGCGCTCCCAGGGATAAGTGCGCCCTTTAGCTGGGGATGGCAGGGGGCACGGTGGTTATTTACGCTAAAACCCGCCCCGGAACATTATCTTATGGCCTGGAAAACACGTCGCATTGGCATAAGCTTTATCCGGCCAGACGAAAAAACGTCCACAACGCAAATGGCTCAG includes these proteins:
- a CDS encoding transposase, which gives rise to PARHYGIECKGEKQCRLTGGVRIPLKEDRRVFTPVARSSYKWATLYKQRTAVERVNSRLDGAYGLEKHFIRGLKKMRLRCMLALMVMLAMAVGRIREKQPVSIRSLVRAA